Proteins encoded in a region of the Microbacterium neungamense genome:
- a CDS encoding HAD-IA family hydrolase, with amino-acid sequence MPWQEALQYVRDTMGQSKIDVFTHLAGGDRAAAERATAAFEGAYAEIVAEQGAEEIPGARAAIEALKDSGVAVALTTGFAPVTRDALLAALGWGDLVDVALSPVDAGRGRPAPDLVLTALIRTGASSVQAVAVAGDTVSDVQSGRRAGAGFVAGVLSGAHDRPALSAAGADAVLGSVAELRDVLAERGLLALARA; translated from the coding sequence ATGCCGTGGCAGGAGGCTCTGCAGTACGTGCGCGACACCATGGGTCAGTCGAAGATCGACGTCTTCACCCATCTCGCCGGCGGCGACCGCGCCGCGGCTGAGCGCGCCACGGCGGCGTTCGAAGGCGCGTACGCCGAGATCGTCGCCGAGCAGGGCGCGGAGGAGATCCCGGGTGCGCGGGCCGCGATCGAGGCGCTGAAGGACTCCGGCGTCGCCGTCGCGCTGACCACCGGGTTCGCTCCGGTGACCCGGGACGCGCTGCTGGCCGCGCTCGGCTGGGGCGACCTGGTGGACGTCGCGCTGTCGCCCGTGGATGCCGGCCGCGGACGCCCCGCGCCGGACCTGGTGCTCACCGCGCTGATCCGCACGGGCGCCTCGTCGGTGCAGGCGGTGGCCGTCGCGGGGGACACGGTCAGCGACGTGCAGTCCGGGCGCCGCGCGGGCGCCGGGTTCGTCGCCGGTGTGCTCTCCGGGGCGCACGACCGGCCGGCGCTCAGCGCCGCCGGGGCGGATGCCGTGCTGGGCAGCGTCGCCGAGCTGCGCGACGTGCTCGCGGAGCGCGGATTGCTCGCCCTCGCCCGGGCATGA
- a CDS encoding alcohol dehydrogenase catalytic domain-containing protein has protein sequence MRAAPARPDQDPAAGRRQDIALRPPAVAMAFLGDRHETIAVPGVALAPDDVLVAVELSTICGSDVHTALGRRPASLPVVLGHESVGRVVARSGRRARMPRTARPCVWATGWCGR, from the coding sequence ATGAGAGCGGCACCCGCGCGCCCCGACCAGGACCCGGCGGCCGGCCGGCGGCAGGACATCGCGCTGCGTCCGCCGGCCGTGGCGATGGCGTTCCTCGGCGACCGGCACGAGACGATCGCCGTCCCCGGGGTCGCCCTCGCCCCCGACGACGTGCTCGTCGCGGTCGAGCTGTCCACGATCTGCGGCTCCGACGTGCACACCGCGCTGGGTCGCCGGCCCGCGTCCCTTCCCGTCGTCCTCGGTCACGAGAGCGTCGGACGGGTGGTCGCGCGATCGGGGAGGCGGGCGCGGATGCCGCGGACGGCACGCCCCTGCGTCTGGGCGACCGGGTGGTGTGGTCGGTGA
- a CDS encoding HAD family acid phosphatase: MRPLRIGSERAHYPLARTGAQWDPTRHALPDALWDEWVRENGPTPTPGAVDFTHYAKSRGVEIFYVSQRDQGPDTQQLGVANLQHAGLAFADDAHAVFQRESSNKEPAQQAIAEKYEVIAYLGDNLNDFRRRYYVTSVAERKARAAEDAEHFGRDFILFPNNTDGHWIRAIFGTSEPADSPEYRARMLLAARNLVE, encoded by the coding sequence ATGAGACCCCTCCGGATCGGCTCTGAGAGGGCCCATTATCCTCTCGCCCGCACCGGGGCGCAATGGGATCCGACGCGACATGCTCTACCGGACGCCCTGTGGGACGAGTGGGTGCGTGAGAACGGCCCCACGCCCACGCCCGGCGCGGTGGACTTCACCCACTACGCGAAGAGCCGCGGCGTGGAGATCTTCTACGTCTCGCAGCGCGACCAGGGGCCGGACACGCAGCAGCTTGGCGTCGCGAACCTGCAGCACGCCGGACTCGCCTTCGCCGACGACGCGCACGCGGTCTTCCAGCGGGAGTCGTCGAACAAGGAGCCCGCGCAGCAGGCGATCGCGGAGAAGTACGAGGTGATCGCCTATCTCGGCGACAACCTCAACGACTTCCGCCGCCGCTACTACGTCACCTCCGTCGCTGAGCGGAAGGCGCGTGCCGCCGAGGACGCCGAGCATTTCGGACGGGACTTCATCCTCTTCCCGAACAACACCGACGGGCACTGGATCCGCGCGATCTTCGGCACCAGCGAGCCGGCGGACAGCCCGGAGTACCGGGCCCGGATGCTCCTCGCCGCGCGCAACCTCGTGGAGTGA
- a CDS encoding M18 family aminopeptidase: MPSSEALAHASDLADFVAASPSSYHAAEEVARRLEAAGFTRLEETDAWPAQAGGRFVVVRDGAAIAWAVPSGATATAPVHVLGAHTDSPGFKLKPRPTTGVKGWLQAAVEIYGGPLLNSWLDRELRLAGRLALADGRVVLAATGPLLRLPQLAIHLDREANKQLTLDPQANTQPVWGLGDPAEADLLAELAGAAGVDPAEVRGFDAVVADAARGAVFGKDDVFFASGRLDDLASVHAGVVALIEAAGGPGSTDTTDAAGVIPVLAAFDHEELGSESRSGAAGPFLEDVLERVYAGLGADGADRRRAYAASWCLSSDVGHSVHPNYLYKHDPVVQPVLGSGPILKINANQRYATDAVGAAAWAGWCEAAGVSAQEFVSNNAVPCGSTIGPITATRLGIRTVDVGIPILSMHSARELAGVSDLHDLARVARAFFAS, translated from the coding sequence ATGCCGTCTTCTGAAGCCCTCGCGCATGCCTCCGATCTCGCCGACTTCGTCGCGGCGTCCCCGTCGAGCTACCACGCGGCCGAGGAGGTCGCGCGGCGCCTCGAGGCGGCCGGGTTCACCCGGCTCGAGGAGACGGATGCCTGGCCGGCGCAGGCCGGCGGCCGGTTCGTCGTCGTCCGCGACGGCGCCGCCATCGCCTGGGCGGTGCCGTCCGGCGCCACCGCCACGGCCCCGGTGCACGTCCTCGGGGCGCACACCGACTCCCCCGGCTTCAAGCTCAAGCCGCGGCCGACCACCGGCGTGAAGGGCTGGCTGCAGGCGGCCGTCGAGATCTACGGCGGCCCGCTGCTGAACTCCTGGCTCGACCGCGAGCTGCGCCTCGCCGGCCGCCTGGCCCTCGCCGACGGCCGCGTCGTGCTGGCCGCGACCGGACCGCTGCTGCGCCTCCCGCAGCTGGCGATCCACCTCGACCGCGAGGCGAACAAGCAGCTCACGCTGGACCCCCAGGCGAACACGCAGCCGGTCTGGGGACTCGGCGACCCGGCCGAGGCCGACCTGCTCGCCGAGCTCGCCGGTGCTGCGGGCGTGGACCCGGCGGAGGTCCGCGGCTTCGACGCGGTGGTGGCGGATGCCGCGCGCGGCGCGGTCTTCGGCAAGGACGACGTCTTCTTCGCCTCGGGCCGCCTGGACGACCTGGCGTCGGTGCACGCCGGCGTCGTCGCGCTCATCGAGGCTGCGGGTGGGCCCGGCTCGACGGACACGACGGATGCGGCGGGCGTGATCCCGGTGCTCGCGGCCTTCGACCACGAGGAGCTCGGCTCGGAGTCCCGCTCCGGCGCCGCCGGCCCGTTCCTCGAGGACGTCCTGGAGCGGGTGTACGCGGGGCTCGGCGCCGACGGCGCAGACCGCCGTCGCGCGTACGCGGCATCCTGGTGCCTGTCCAGCGACGTCGGGCACTCCGTGCATCCGAACTACCTGTACAAGCACGACCCGGTGGTGCAGCCGGTGCTCGGCTCCGGCCCGATCCTCAAGATCAACGCGAACCAGCGCTACGCGACGGATGCCGTGGGCGCCGCCGCCTGGGCGGGATGGTGCGAGGCGGCGGGCGTCTCGGCGCAGGAGTTCGTCTCGAACAACGCCGTCCCGTGCGGGTCGACCATCGGGCCGATCACGGCGACCCGCCTCGGCATCCGCACGGTCGACGTCGGCATCCCGATCCTGTCGATGCACTCGGCGCGCGAGCTCGCGGGGGTCAGTGACCTCCACGACCTCGCGCGCGTCGCGCGCGCCTTCTTCGCCAGCTGA
- a CDS encoding GntR family transcriptional regulator, with the protein MVSRKADQAVDVSIPFTRWARDLGVTPGAITQELSLRRAGVEKAAALGVSPEDTIVSVVRLRLLDGRPTMLERLSYTEAVGRTLFDVNLDEVSITEYLASRGHPIVGLQHEIDAVAADEQDAALLEVPQGTPILRLSRISRDADGVVFEASEDRYLSDVVRFTVSASGISNDGRYMRAVGG; encoded by the coding sequence GTGGTGTCGAGGAAGGCCGATCAGGCCGTCGACGTCTCGATCCCGTTCACCCGGTGGGCCCGCGATCTGGGCGTCACGCCGGGGGCGATCACGCAGGAGCTCAGCCTGCGGAGAGCGGGTGTCGAGAAGGCGGCCGCGCTCGGCGTCTCCCCCGAGGACACCATCGTCAGCGTCGTGCGGCTGCGCCTGCTGGACGGGCGTCCGACGATGCTGGAGCGCCTGAGCTACACCGAGGCCGTCGGCCGGACCCTGTTCGACGTGAACCTCGACGAGGTCTCGATCACCGAGTACCTGGCCTCGCGCGGGCATCCGATCGTCGGGCTGCAGCACGAGATCGACGCGGTGGCGGCGGACGAGCAGGATGCGGCGCTGCTGGAGGTGCCGCAGGGCACGCCGATCCTGCGGTTGAGCCGCATCTCGCGCGACGCCGACGGCGTCGTCTTCGAGGCGTCCGAGGACCGGTACCTCAGCGACGTCGTGCGCTTCACGGTGTCGGCCTCGGGGATCTCGAACGACGGCCGGTACATGCGCGCCGTCGGGGGATGA
- a CDS encoding HNH endonuclease signature motif containing protein, with amino-acid sequence MAGTDPLDFERRAALLDEWVRTRAEIAALEARAAGLLAERMRVMETDAARSPVHRDGIWRSMVAEYSAAGRLSKGSVEYAFTDAWALAEDFPAVREALQDGRVTIGHVREIVRCAGAVHEAIGHGAVAPGTLALYEAAVLVVAEQDSPARTRAHARQVAASLAGQTVTERHSKARAERTVTIRSVGDGLALLTAVLPEHLAAGIMDRLTQMGRHLLRTHKPTRTTKAAGTARAGAGAGTTAAAGAGAAAGTGRPGPLDPDLGIALLDAHEDDHALTAEDWAAVDAFRRQLDGVDGEHDEGSFLSDNDDVDDDGEDEDDGGIDEKEWTRIWEQILSADPAPLLPAESPTVEETRTLDQIRADLLADLLLTTDPAQARGTALDAITARIQVTINATTLHGDDERSAELDGHGPLHPDTARALAGRTTGWTRLFLSPTGLITHTDTYTPTEPMRRFLRARDQHCRFPGCRMPAHRCQIDHNHDHAKGGPTAIGNLSHLCLTHHTIKHPDLPDHIRWAVRQLPDGTLEWTSPLGRTHTDRPRARVLFTPNPDTNPGTDPEPDTDPGAGPEAPHQPRLYRQPAPEPQPAPF; translated from the coding sequence ATGGCGGGGACGGATCCTCTGGACTTCGAGCGGCGGGCGGCGCTGCTGGATGAGTGGGTGCGGACCCGGGCCGAGATCGCGGCGCTGGAGGCGCGGGCGGCGGGGCTGCTCGCGGAGCGGATGCGGGTGATGGAGACCGATGCGGCCCGGTCGCCGGTGCATCGGGACGGGATCTGGCGGTCGATGGTCGCGGAGTACTCCGCCGCCGGTCGGCTTTCCAAGGGCAGCGTGGAGTACGCGTTCACGGACGCGTGGGCGCTGGCGGAGGACTTCCCCGCCGTACGTGAAGCGCTCCAGGATGGGCGGGTCACGATCGGGCATGTGCGGGAGATCGTGCGCTGCGCCGGTGCGGTGCACGAGGCGATCGGGCACGGCGCGGTCGCCCCGGGCACCCTGGCCCTGTACGAGGCGGCGGTGCTGGTGGTGGCCGAACAGGACAGCCCCGCCCGCACCCGCGCGCACGCCCGGCAGGTCGCCGCGTCCCTGGCCGGGCAGACCGTGACCGAACGGCACAGCAAAGCCCGCGCCGAACGCACCGTCACCATCCGCTCCGTCGGCGACGGCCTCGCCCTGCTCACCGCCGTCCTGCCCGAACACCTCGCCGCCGGCATCATGGACCGCCTCACCCAGATGGGCCGCCACCTCCTCCGCACCCACAAACCCACCAGAACCACCAAGGCGGCGGGAACCGCACGAGCCGGGGCGGGTGCAGGGACCACCGCAGCGGCCGGAGCCGGTGCGGCGGCGGGGACCGGGCGGCCGGGACCGCTCGATCCCGACCTTGGCATCGCCCTCCTGGACGCGCACGAGGACGATCATGCCCTCACCGCCGAGGACTGGGCAGCCGTCGACGCTTTCCGCCGCCAACTCGACGGGGTTGATGGTGAGCACGACGAAGGATCGTTTCTTTCCGACAACGACGACGTCGATGACGACGGTGAAGACGAGGACGATGGCGGGATCGATGAGAAGGAATGGACGCGGATCTGGGAACAGATCCTCTCCGCCGACCCCGCACCGCTTCTCCCCGCCGAATCACCCACGGTCGAGGAGACGCGCACGCTGGATCAGATCCGCGCGGACCTGCTCGCCGACCTCCTCCTGACCACGGATCCGGCCCAGGCCCGGGGCACTGCTCTGGACGCCATCACCGCCCGCATCCAGGTCACCATCAACGCCACCACCCTCCACGGCGACGACGAGCGATCTGCCGAACTCGACGGCCACGGCCCCCTCCACCCCGACACCGCCCGCGCCCTCGCCGGCCGCACCACCGGATGGACCCGACTCTTCCTCTCGCCCACCGGCCTCATCACCCACACCGACACCTACACACCGACCGAGCCCATGCGGCGGTTCCTCCGCGCGCGCGACCAGCACTGCCGCTTCCCCGGCTGCCGCATGCCCGCCCACCGCTGCCAGATCGACCATAACCACGATCACGCCAAAGGCGGACCCACCGCGATCGGCAACCTCAGCCACCTCTGCCTGACCCACCACACCATCAAGCACCCCGATCTGCCTGACCACATCCGCTGGGCCGTCCGCCAGCTTCCTGATGGCACTCTGGAATGGACCAGCCCCCTCGGCCGCACCCACACCGACCGGCCCCGAGCACGGGTCCTCTTCACCCCCAACCCCGACACCAACCCCGGAACTGATCCCGAGCCCGACACCGACCCCGGAGCAGGCCCCGAGGCTCCGCACCAGCCACGCCTCTACCGGCAACCCGCCCCCGAACCCCAACCCGCACCCTTCTGA
- a CDS encoding FHA domain-containing protein codes for MDEQPDTAEPTTTHAEWGAGDPHLIVLRSLDERLVFPLTENRVTIGSAAGSSLVLDGADPVHATILHDDRDEYVLTLHGAGEMNANVPEGADGARTEVLRTGARFTIGDWTLVYSREEFADHGRPYGGREGGELSDQPPQPERPDYRHDPQGEDQPREQEVREG; via the coding sequence ATGGACGAGCAGCCCGACACCGCCGAGCCGACCACGACCCACGCGGAGTGGGGTGCGGGCGACCCGCACCTCATCGTCTTGCGCAGCCTGGACGAGCGGCTCGTCTTCCCGCTCACCGAGAACCGGGTGACGATCGGCTCCGCCGCCGGCAGCAGCCTCGTGCTGGACGGGGCCGACCCCGTGCACGCCACCATCCTGCACGACGACCGCGACGAGTACGTGCTCACCCTGCACGGAGCCGGCGAGATGAACGCGAACGTGCCCGAGGGCGCGGACGGGGCGCGCACGGAGGTGCTCCGCACGGGCGCGCGCTTCACGATCGGCGACTGGACGCTGGTGTACTCCCGCGAGGAGTTCGCCGACCACGGCCGGCCGTACGGCGGACGCGAGGGCGGCGAACTCTCCGACCAGCCGCCGCAGCCGGAGCGGCCGGACTACCGGCACGATCCGCAGGGCGAGGACCAGCCCCGCGAGCAGGAGGTCCGCGAGGGCTGA